A single region of the Sorghum bicolor cultivar BTx623 chromosome 9, Sorghum_bicolor_NCBIv3, whole genome shotgun sequence genome encodes:
- the LOC8077934 gene encoding uncharacterized protein LOC8077934 isoform X1, with amino-acid sequence MKRKSPWSLLQLLCCAAMVVALLLSQQGSQAAYFVPSPGPAPAPTNSSAAPPPPPPAKPNAFPLPMYGVTPGSLQPQGPCKKNNTSLNSESLVADDYYRVLAQDVAVLRLRACVVCDRVRRPVRGAVLGDGVPEAVPLLLPEVLRDVPVRAGGHLRQQEHLPLLQQLEDQEGRPQVPLVGLLIRGST; translated from the exons ATGAAGAGGAAGAGCCCATGGTCGCTGCTGCAGCTGCTTTGCTGCGCCGCAATGGTGGTCGCGCTCCTCCTCTCCCAACAAGGAAGCCAG GCCGCTTATTTCGTGCCGTCGCCGGGTCCAGCTCCGGCGCCGACCAATTCCtccgctgctcctcctcctcctccgccagccAAGCCCAACGCATTCCCACTCCCAATG TACGGTGTCACCCCCGGCAGCCTCCAGCCCCAAGGTCCGTGTAAAAAGAATAACACCTCTCTGAATTCTGAATCGCTCGTCGCCGATGATTACTATAGAGTACTAGCTCAAGATGTTGCTGTGCTGCGTCTGCGTGCGTGCGTTGTTTGCGACAGAGTGCGGCGGCCGGTGCGCGGCGCGGTGCTCGGCGACGGCGTACCGGAAGCCGTGCCTCTTCTTCTGCCGGAAGTGCTGCGCGACGTGCCTGTGCGTGCCGGCGGGCACCTACGGCAACAAGAACACCTGCCCCTGCTACAACAACTGGAAGACCAAGAGGGGAGGCCCCAAGTGCCCCTAGTAGGCCTCCTCATACGTGGATCGACCTGA
- the LOC8077934 gene encoding uncharacterized protein LOC8077934 isoform X2, with translation MVAAAAALLRRNGGRAPPLPTRKPGRLFRAVAGSSSGADQFLRCSSSSSASQAQRIPTPNVRCHPRQPPAPRVRRPVRGAVLGDGVPEAVPLLLPEVLRDVPVRAGGHLRQQEHLPLLQQLEDQEGRPQVPLVGLLIRGST, from the exons ATGGTCGCTGCTGCAGCTGCTTTGCTGCGCCGCAATGGTGGTCGCGCTCCTCCTCTCCCAACAAGGAAGCCAG GCCGCTTATTTCGTGCCGTCGCCGGGTCCAGCTCCGGCGCCGACCAATTCCtccgctgctcctcctcctcctccgccagccAAGCCCAACGCATTCCCACTCCCAATG TACGGTGTCACCCCCGGCAGCCTCCAGCCCCAAG AGTGCGGCGGCCGGTGCGCGGCGCGGTGCTCGGCGACGGCGTACCGGAAGCCGTGCCTCTTCTTCTGCCGGAAGTGCTGCGCGACGTGCCTGTGCGTGCCGGCGGGCACCTACGGCAACAAGAACACCTGCCCCTGCTACAACAACTGGAAGACCAAGAGGGGAGGCCCCAAGTGCCCCTAGTAGGCCTCCTCATACGTGGATCGACCTGA
- the LOC8077935 gene encoding acyl carrier protein 2, mitochondrial, with protein sequence MAMAAARRALLAHLRVPAVHPAAAGGTIPAARRLLSSTTEETKGSFLDKGEVADRVLSVVKNFQKVEPSKVTPTAHFQKDLGLDSLDTVEVVMAFEEEFSFEIPDNEAEKIDSIKTAVDFIASHPQAK encoded by the exons ATGGcgatggcggcggcgaggagaGCGCTCCTGGCCCACCTCCGCGTGCCGGCGGTCCACCCTGCGGCGGCGGGAGGGACTATCCCCGCGGCACGGAGGCTCCTGTCGTCGACGACGGAGGAGACGAAGGGGTCGTTCCTCGACAAGGGCGAGGTCGCCGACCGCGTCCTCTCCGTCGTCAAGAACTTCCAGAAGGTCGAACCCTCAAAG GTGACACCTACTGCCCATTTCCAGAAGGACCTTGGACTCGATAGCTTGGACACTGTCGAGGTTGTGATGGCGTTTGAGGAAGAATTTTCCTTTGAGATCCCTGACAATGAAGCAGAGAAGATTGACTCCATCAAGACAGCTGTTGACTTCATCgcctcacatcctcaagcaAAATAA
- the LOC8077934 gene encoding protein GAST1 isoform X3 produces the protein MKRKSPWSLLQLLCCAAMVVALLLSQQGSQAAYFVPSPGPAPAPTNSSAAPPPPPPAKPNAFPLPMYGVTPGSLQPQECGGRCAARCSATAYRKPCLFFCRKCCATCLCVPAGTYGNKNTCPCYNNWKTKRGGPKCP, from the exons ATGAAGAGGAAGAGCCCATGGTCGCTGCTGCAGCTGCTTTGCTGCGCCGCAATGGTGGTCGCGCTCCTCCTCTCCCAACAAGGAAGCCAG GCCGCTTATTTCGTGCCGTCGCCGGGTCCAGCTCCGGCGCCGACCAATTCCtccgctgctcctcctcctcctccgccagccAAGCCCAACGCATTCCCACTCCCAATG TACGGTGTCACCCCCGGCAGCCTCCAGCCCCAAG AGTGCGGCGGCCGGTGCGCGGCGCGGTGCTCGGCGACGGCGTACCGGAAGCCGTGCCTCTTCTTCTGCCGGAAGTGCTGCGCGACGTGCCTGTGCGTGCCGGCGGGCACCTACGGCAACAAGAACACCTGCCCCTGCTACAACAACTGGAAGACCAAGAGGGGAGGCCCCAAGTGCCCCTAG